The nucleotide window TTCAGCGAGCCGCGGCCGCGACGCGCTCCTTCTCCTCCTTCTGGGAGATGGGGTACGCCTGCACGTCGTAGCGGGCCGCGCCGACGAGGAGATCCGCGAGCGCCTCCGCGGCGGTCGTCTTCGACTTGTACGTGGCCGACTCGACGCCGTCGCCGATGAACTTCAGGGCCTGGTCGACGCGACGCTGGGGCGCGACGTCGACGGCCTTCGGGACGGAGATACCGCCGTACTTCAGGCGGACCGTCTCCTCCCGCGGGGCGGCGTTCTCGACGGCCTCGACGAGCACCTGCACCGGGTTCTCCTCGGTGCGCTCGTGGACGATGTCGAGGGCGTCCCGGACGATGCGGGTCGCTTGCTGCTTCTTGCCCGTGTTCTCGCTCTGCATCAGGCGGTTGATGAGCCGCTCGACGACGGAGATCTCGGACTTGTTGAACTGCTTGGACGCGTGTCGGCCCATCGTGTGCGCGATGGGGGTGACGTTGAGGTACGTCCGCGTCGAGGGGTCGCCGTACTCGATCTCGGAGACGTCCCAGACGCCGAACAGGAGCGCGTTGTCGGTCGCGTCGTCCGAGTCGGCGGGTGCCTCGGGCTCGGGGGCTTCTTCCTCGGACATCGTTATCGGACCGGTTTCTCCGCGTTACCGCGCACGAGTTCGAGCATCGCGACGCCGTTCACCTTCTCAACCTTGTAGTTCACGCCCGAGAGGTCGCCCATGGCGCGACCCTTCGCGCCGCCGATGCCGGCGATGGTGACCTCGTCGTGCTCGTCGATGAACGAGATGGCGCCGTCGCCGGGGCAGAACGCCGTGACCTGCTTCCCGTTCT belongs to Halorarum halophilum and includes:
- a CDS encoding 30S ribosomal protein S7, producing MSEEEAPEPEAPADSDDATDNALLFGVWDVSEIEYGDPSTRTYLNVTPIAHTMGRHASKQFNKSEISVVERLINRLMQSENTGKKQQATRIVRDALDIVHERTEENPVQVLVEAVENAAPREETVRLKYGGISVPKAVDVAPQRRVDQALKFIGDGVESATYKSKTTAAEALADLLVGAARYDVQAYPISQKEEKERVAAAAR